The sequence GGCTCGCCGGCGATCCGGGTCGCGCACAGGAGAAGAGCGTCGATCTCGTGCGGATCGAGATCGGACGCGGCGAGGCTTTCGCCGGCGCTCAGCGCAGCGGTGCGCGCCAGCGGTTCGTCCGCGACGAAGTACCGGTCGAGCCCTAGGAGATCGGGATCGTAGGGCAGGTCGCAGCCCGTGAACAGCGCCTCCATGCCGGGCGTCTCGGCGCACCGACGCTCGATTCCCCCGAGCCGATACGCGAGTCCGTGAAGATGCGCGCGCGCGACCCCGTCTCGCGCAATGGGCTCGTCGATCCTGTCCGTTCGTGTCGGCACGGGTCACCTCGCCAGAACGCCGCCGCGCGGTCGAACAGCCGTCCGCGCTCGCCTAACCTTTAGGCCAACGGCGCGGCGCGCCCGTCACGCCGCCGCACGCGCGGCCGTAAACCGCGGCGGGCGCGAATTCACGGTGCTTTCACGATCAGGCGACGTCTCGCGTTCCGGTCGTAGGCTATCGAGCAAATGCATCGGCTCATTTCGCCGGTCGCCATCAGGGAGTTCAAGGGAGGACCCCATGCTCGCGCTCTCACAATCCTGGCGCACGCGCCGCAAGAAGGTGGTTTTCAGCGCCGGCGCGATCGAGGAAGGCGAGGCCGTGATCGGGCTCGGGGCCGCGGAGGTTCTGCGGCGGCTTCTCCGCGACCGCGAGAGTGAGGCGAGCTTCTACGTCGCGCGCCGCGTCGTCGCCGCGCGGCTCGAAAGCTTGGCGCCGGACGCGGATCTGGTCGCCGCGACGCTTCCCGCGCCGGGGCGGCTCGATGCGGATGCGCTCATCGCCTACGCCGTCGAGCAGGGTGTGGCCTGTGCGCGCACGGTGAGCGACGCGCTCGCGGGCGCCGAGACACGGGTCCATGCGGCGGTCCTGCGCGAGCGCGCGCCGCTGGCCCTTCTCGCCGGCGGCTGGCTCGATGGAACGAGCCAGCCGGCCGCCCAGCCGGGCGAGACCGCAAACGCCGCCTTCGGCAGGCATTGGCACTGGCTCGGCGAAGGGATTCCCGAGCGCTCCGCGCCTGCGCAGCGCCGCCGCGGGCTCGAGCGGCGCGGCGTCGTTCTGCCCTCGTGCGCGGCCACGACCTTCGTCGACGCGGTCCAGGCGAGCCCCACCACGTCGCTCGCGGCGTCCTTCATGCTCGCGCTCGGCCGGTTCTCGCTGACCTACTTGCCGGAGGTCGTCGGCTTCGAGGTGGCCTTCCACGCGATCGGCCTCGATCAGGCGCTTCTCGACGCTCCGGACGCGCCGACGGCGGAAGACGGGCGCTTCCTTCTCGAGACGATCATGGCCGAGGCGGGTCGGGCGGACGCGGACGAGACGGCGCGGCGCGTCCTTCACGGGGCCGCCGCGGCGCTCTCCATCGAGCGCCGCCATGCAGCTCTGCTGGCGGAGCTCGCGACGCGCACGGCCGGCCAGAGCCTCGATTCGCGGGTCGCGGCGCTTGTGCGACGCCATGCGCCGATGGCCGGCTCCCAGCACCGGCGCGTCCGCGTCGGCGGGGTCGCCATGTCGGAGACGTTCTCGCGTCCCGATGTCGACATCGAGGCGTTCATGCGCGCCTTCAAGGCGTCTTCGCATCTGCGAACCACCTCCGGCGGCTCGTGCCGTTTCGTACAGGCGCTGAAATTCGGCGGGCCGATGTTCGGGATCTTCGATGCCGAGGAGGCGGAGCTGTTCGCGCTGTGGTCCCGCACGGCGCGCGAGACGGCCGACGGGCCCATCGACCTGAGCGAGCCTAGACCGGAAGATCCCGCGGGTCTGGCCGATCTCGCCGTCCTGCAGGCCGGCCGGCTCGCAGAGATCGCGATCGCGGACGCCGAGCTCGAGGATCCGCGGGAGACGTTCCACCGCCTCGTGAACGTGGAACTCCATCCGCACGTGCTCGCCCCGGCGCGCTCCATCGCGGCGGCCAACCTGGAGACCGCTCGGTTCCTGTTCGAGGCCGGCGCTCAGGGCCGTTACACAGACGGCTCGTTCTTCCCCTATTCCCCCGACGCGCTGCTCGCCCGCGTCGATGCGATCTACTGGGACAAGCTCGTCACGCCCTACACGCCGCTCGAGGCGGTCCCGAGTCGTGACGAGGTCATCGCTCAGCAGAAAGCCTTCGCGCTCGGCAACCTGATCGACGGAAGCTGGTCCTGGCGCATCGGCGCCGTGAGCGCCTTCGAGCGCCCGAGCGATGGGCGACTTTTCGCGATCCACGCCGACGAAATGGGCCTGGGCGACACGCGCAAGAACCACATCACGCTGATCTGCCGCGTCCTCGCCGGCATGGGCGTGAGCCTTCCGCACATCGCCGATCCGGAGTTCCGGAACGAGACGGAGTTTGCGGACGAGCTCTACGGATTCGCGCTTCACCAGCTGTCGCTGGCGCTGTTCCCGGACACATTCTACCCGGAGATCGTCGGCTACAATCTCGCCATCGAGATGTTCGGCCTGGGCGAGCTGCGGCTCCACGAGATCCAGAAGCTGAAGGCGCACGGCTTCGACGCCATCTACGAGGAGGCGCACCTGTCCATCGACAACGCATCCTCGGGCCATGCGCGGCAATCGGCCGAGATCGTGATCACCTACCTCGACGACGTGCGCCGCAGCTTCGGCGAGGCGGAGATGCATGCGGCGTGGGAGCGCGTCTGGACGGGCTATTGCAGCTTCGCGCGCTTCGTCGAGGCGGGGCGGATACCGCTTCCCGACGCTCCGGCCGGAATGCCGACGGCCGAGCCCGACGGCGCGCTCGACGTGCTGATCCTATGACGAGCCGGAGCGCGATCCGAACGCGCATCGTCTGGACCGGCGAGACCCGGATGGACGGCGCCTATTCCCGCGGGCACCTCTGGATGCCGGATGGAGGCCACGCGATCAAGGCCTCGGCG comes from Salinarimonas sp. and encodes:
- a CDS encoding iron-containing redox enzyme family protein → MLALSQSWRTRRKKVVFSAGAIEEGEAVIGLGAAEVLRRLLRDRESEASFYVARRVVAARLESLAPDADLVAATLPAPGRLDADALIAYAVEQGVACARTVSDALAGAETRVHAAVLRERAPLALLAGGWLDGTSQPAAQPGETANAAFGRHWHWLGEGIPERSAPAQRRRGLERRGVVLPSCAATTFVDAVQASPTTSLAASFMLALGRFSLTYLPEVVGFEVAFHAIGLDQALLDAPDAPTAEDGRFLLETIMAEAGRADADETARRVLHGAAAALSIERRHAALLAELATRTAGQSLDSRVAALVRRHAPMAGSQHRRVRVGGVAMSETFSRPDVDIEAFMRAFKASSHLRTTSGGSCRFVQALKFGGPMFGIFDAEEAELFALWSRTARETADGPIDLSEPRPEDPAGLADLAVLQAGRLAEIAIADAELEDPRETFHRLVNVELHPHVLAPARSIAAANLETARFLFEAGAQGRYTDGSFFPYSPDALLARVDAIYWDKLVTPYTPLEAVPSRDEVIAQQKAFALGNLIDGSWSWRIGAVSAFERPSDGRLFAIHADEMGLGDTRKNHITLICRVLAGMGVSLPHIADPEFRNETEFADELYGFALHQLSLALFPDTFYPEIVGYNLAIEMFGLGELRLHEIQKLKAHGFDAIYEEAHLSIDNASSGHARQSAEIVITYLDDVRRSFGEAEMHAAWERVWTGYCSFARFVEAGRIPLPDAPAGMPTAEPDGALDVLIL